A portion of the Esox lucius isolate fEsoLuc1 chromosome 20, fEsoLuc1.pri, whole genome shotgun sequence genome contains these proteins:
- the LOC105019188 gene encoding transmembrane protein 158 gives MLSISPTFLLALTTVAGLLHRCHCWSDEDLLLPPINSTNRFLANLEVDVRYSKRSVEESETSSSDTLLQSVPQCNVSVQRLFPTSLVARWDSNLGFHCDLFIYTANNHGRAFFSAAINRAISPVVIEHLGVTGGQQEFKLCVGCGMSRYRRFGRSKAQNTGDPINFCCVDFSLDELNRDKSWRLNRKPIESTLVACFMTLVIIVWSVAALIWPVPIIAGFLPNGMEQRRPR, from the coding sequence ATGCTGAGCATCTCCCCGACTTTTCTGCTGGCGCTGACCACGGTAGCCGGACTACTCCACCGGTGCCACTGCTGGAGCGACGAGGATCTCCTTCTACCTCCCATCAACTCCACTAACAGATTCCTGGCCAACTTGGAAGTGGACGTGCGCTACTCGAAACGATCCGTAGAGGAGAGTGAAACCTCCTCATCCGACACTTTGTTGCAGTCAGTGCCACAGTGCAACGTCAGCGTGCAGAGACTGTTTCCCACCTCGCTTGTGGCTCGTTGGGACAGCAATTTAGGTTTCCATTGCGATCTCTTTATCTATACCGCAAATAATCATGGAAGGGCGTTTTTTTCTGCTGCTATCAACAGAgccatctcacctgttgtcatCGAACACCTTGGAGTCACCGGCGGCCAGCAGGAGTTTAAACTGTGTGTTGGATGTGGCATGTCACGGTATCGACGATTCGGCAGATCGAAAGCACAGAATACGGGAGATCCCATCAATTTCTGCTGTGTTGACTTTAGCCTTGACGAACTAAACAGGGACAAAAGTTGGAGATTGAACCGTAAACCTATCGAGTCAACTCTAGTAGCCTGTTTCATGACTCTAGTGATCATAGTGTGGAGTGTTGCTGCCCTCATATGGCCGGTGCCTATCATTGCAGGATTTCTGCCCAACGGTATGGAACAGAGACGGCCGAGATAG